One part of the Arachidicoccus terrestris genome encodes these proteins:
- a CDS encoding FecR family protein, with protein sequence MSSYPNRSIRYYQNLAGRLFDGTITPEERAELESWYNSNQDLDIELPENIAASEDAHADKLMVAIQSQIRLENKPKGTKGSLFIWLSIAAIVIVIIGAFWFLDTGVRQNASQKAQKIAENTNIVPGHTGAELRLANGKTIILDSLKDGVVLQEGDVKIVKENGQLKYIGSADQPVYNDVVTDRGRQWQMFLPDGTEVWLNAGSKLHFPISFKGQKQRVVELTGEAYFKVVHNTAQPFKVIAGNQIIEDIGTAFNVTAYEDDHNVKTTLIEGALKVNETLLQPGQQASTDRGGHLKLKQVDTDEITAWMNGQFSLDNVSFEEVMKQLSRWYDVDIQYDGQIPEIRLGGMLDKRSNLSDIIKSLNEYGVHIRLNAKTLIVSPE encoded by the coding sequence ATGAGCTCATACCCAAATCGTAGTATTCGCTATTATCAAAATCTGGCCGGCCGCTTGTTTGACGGAACGATCACCCCGGAAGAAAGGGCGGAACTTGAAAGCTGGTATAACAGCAATCAGGATCTGGATATAGAGCTTCCGGAAAATATAGCGGCGAGCGAAGACGCGCATGCAGATAAATTAATGGTAGCCATTCAAAGCCAGATCCGTCTTGAGAATAAACCCAAAGGCACTAAAGGTTCATTGTTCATATGGCTGTCAATTGCAGCAATAGTTATTGTCATAATAGGCGCATTTTGGTTTTTAGATACTGGTGTTAGACAAAACGCTTCGCAAAAAGCGCAGAAGATCGCAGAAAATACGAATATTGTTCCAGGACATACGGGAGCCGAACTCCGTCTTGCCAACGGCAAAACAATCATTCTGGATAGTTTAAAAGACGGAGTTGTATTGCAGGAGGGGGATGTAAAGATCGTAAAAGAGAATGGGCAATTGAAATATATTGGTAGCGCCGACCAGCCCGTTTACAACGACGTGGTAACGGACAGAGGAAGGCAATGGCAGATGTTTTTACCTGATGGTACAGAGGTATGGCTCAATGCAGGCAGTAAGCTGCATTTTCCGATCTCATTTAAGGGACAGAAACAACGAGTTGTCGAGCTGACGGGAGAAGCCTATTTCAAAGTCGTACATAACACGGCGCAACCTTTTAAAGTAATTGCCGGCAATCAGATAATCGAAGACATCGGCACTGCATTTAATGTAACGGCTTACGAGGATGATCACAACGTAAAAACAACGCTGATCGAAGGCGCACTTAAGGTCAATGAAACCCTTTTACAACCTGGGCAACAGGCCAGCACAGATAGAGGCGGTCATCTGAAACTTAAACAAGTCGACACAGACGAAATTACCGCCTGGATGAACGGCCAGTTTTCTTTAGACAATGTCTCCTTTGAAGAGGTGATGAAACAGCTGTCAAGATGGTATGATGTGGATATTCAATATGATGGCCAAATACCGGAGATCAGGCTCGGAGGGATGCTTGACAAGCGATCCAATCTTTCCGATATTATAAAGTCATTGAACGAGTATGGTGTCCATATAAGACTAAACGCCAAAACACTTATCGTTTCACCTGAGTAA
- a CDS encoding ABC transporter permease, whose protein sequence is MFKHYLKIAWRNIFKNRIATFVNLFGLSLALTSFLFISLWIKNELTFDNYHKGVQDIYLTEFKFSQAADPNPITVLPLANVLEKDPHVTSVARLARDERTVHIGQHLYKIESIGVVDSAWFDIFDYTLVHGSFETFNRNASSLILTKSKAKQLFGNIDPVGRLVTIDSNLHSVAAVVEDNPVNSSFQFDMLMPMSFRLSQPGRMDKDNTWGNASYRTFVKLRRDTKLASFQSSANVLIRNASGQKEASIALQPLRDMHFDNVSYDPVFRRGSYSSVIIFGILSLLLLVIASVNYINLTIASANERSREIGIRKIIGGTRGQLFVQFLTESFLLCLVALFVSLSLLGLLLPIFNYIAESRFTLLLLLPVLWKIILGTLLLTTLLNGVLPALTMAYFKPLNFLRGYSILKFKSTFFRKGLVVFQFVISLVLIIGTLVVYLQMRLAQSSSAQYNRNQVVMLNLPTEIRRKLKYNGQRINEFCQTLKNELLAKNVIRTVAFGSTPIEGNIMNSSSAPNYYFPGIDTSLKLSVVRLGLSPDANDIFSFHLKEGRWFNNDNSDKGNFILNETAIRELGIPEPAVGRFFAKRYGDTGRIIGIIEDYAFRSLYDKIGPMAIVNSDDDSRGEIFIKIASGKIQEGMKTIESTWKEFIPQVPFEYQFMNQVFDNLYKDDLKVSRLTLAFGGITMLISLLGLFGLAAFISEQKAKEIGIRKVFGAGVRSIMVLLSGNFMKLVLIGFFLAIPLAWWAASEWLESFAYKIHLNVWIFILPGLFVMLIAFLTVSMQTFRAACANPVESLKNE, encoded by the coding sequence ATGTTCAAACACTATCTTAAGATTGCCTGGCGTAACATTTTCAAAAACAGAATTGCAACATTCGTTAATCTGTTCGGGCTATCTCTGGCATTGACCTCCTTTCTGTTTATTTCGCTTTGGATTAAAAACGAACTGACTTTCGATAATTATCATAAAGGTGTACAGGATATTTACCTGACAGAATTTAAATTTTCCCAGGCAGCTGATCCAAATCCAATAACCGTACTGCCACTGGCCAATGTACTTGAAAAGGATCCCCACGTTACTTCCGTGGCAAGACTCGCCCGGGATGAGAGGACTGTACACATTGGTCAACATCTTTATAAAATTGAATCGATTGGAGTTGTGGATAGTGCATGGTTTGATATTTTTGACTATACGCTCGTACATGGAAGTTTTGAAACCTTCAATAGAAATGCTTCATCACTAATATTAACCAAGTCCAAGGCGAAACAATTGTTCGGCAACATTGACCCAGTTGGCAGGCTCGTAACAATTGATTCTAATCTTCATAGCGTGGCTGCTGTAGTAGAAGATAACCCCGTCAACTCCAGCTTTCAATTTGATATGTTGATGCCTATGTCTTTCAGGCTATCGCAGCCTGGAAGAATGGATAAGGACAATACTTGGGGGAATGCAAGCTACCGGACCTTTGTTAAGCTTCGTCGTGACACGAAGCTGGCTTCTTTCCAAAGTAGTGCGAATGTCTTAATTAGAAACGCTTCGGGGCAGAAGGAAGCGTCGATCGCATTGCAGCCATTGAGAGATATGCACTTTGATAACGTTTCTTATGATCCTGTATTTAGGCGTGGTAGTTATTCTTCTGTAATCATATTTGGCATTTTGTCTTTACTGTTACTCGTAATAGCAAGCGTTAATTATATTAATCTTACAATAGCAAGTGCCAATGAAAGGTCCAGGGAAATAGGTATTAGAAAGATTATCGGCGGGACGCGCGGTCAGTTATTTGTCCAGTTTCTCACTGAGTCATTTCTGTTGTGCCTGGTCGCTTTATTCGTTTCACTGAGTTTACTGGGGTTATTGCTCCCGATTTTTAATTATATCGCTGAGTCGAGGTTTACCTTACTCCTACTTCTGCCCGTGTTATGGAAGATAATCCTAGGTACTTTACTTCTCACTACATTGTTGAACGGCGTTTTGCCTGCCCTTACGATGGCTTATTTTAAGCCTCTAAATTTCTTGAGAGGCTATTCGATACTAAAATTTAAAAGTACTTTTTTCCGAAAAGGATTAGTCGTTTTTCAGTTTGTTATTAGCTTGGTTCTGATTATTGGTACCCTGGTCGTATACTTACAGATGAGACTAGCTCAGTCATCGTCAGCCCAATACAATAGGAATCAGGTTGTAATGCTTAATTTACCTACTGAGATCCGGCGTAAACTGAAGTATAATGGTCAAAGAATCAATGAGTTTTGTCAAACATTAAAAAATGAATTACTTGCTAAAAATGTTATCCGTACTGTGGCCTTTGGAAGTACACCTATTGAAGGGAATATAATGAACTCTTCCAGCGCCCCAAATTATTATTTTCCCGGTATAGATACCAGTCTGAAGTTGTCGGTAGTTAGATTGGGGTTATCGCCTGATGCTAATGATATTTTCAGTTTCCATTTAAAAGAGGGGCGGTGGTTCAACAATGATAACAGTGATAAGGGAAACTTCATATTAAATGAGACCGCGATCCGGGAGTTAGGAATACCAGAGCCGGCTGTTGGCCGGTTTTTTGCAAAAAGATATGGAGATACTGGCCGTATCATTGGTATAATTGAAGACTATGCCTTTAGGTCGCTCTATGACAAGATTGGGCCCATGGCGATTGTAAATAGTGATGATGATTCGCGAGGTGAGATTTTTATAAAGATCGCTTCCGGTAAAATACAAGAAGGCATGAAAACTATTGAGTCGACTTGGAAAGAGTTTATACCACAAGTGCCATTTGAATATCAGTTTATGAATCAGGTGTTTGACAATTTGTATAAGGATGATCTGAAAGTTTCCAGGTTGACGTTAGCCTTCGGAGGGATTACGATGTTGATTTCGCTTTTGGGATTATTTGGTTTGGCTGCCTTTATTTCCGAACAAAAAGCCAAGGAAATAGGGATTCGTAAAGTATTCGGTGCTGGCGTTAGAAGTATAATGGTTCTACTTTCCGGCAATTTTATGAAACTCGTTCTTATAGGTTTTTTTCTCGCTATACCGCTTGCCTGGTGGGCTGCTTCTGAATGGTTGGAAAGCTTTGCGTATAAAATTCACCTGAATGTATGGATATTTATACTGCCGGGCTTGTTCGTCATGTTGATTGCTTTTTTGACGGTAAGTATGCAGACATTTCGTGCAGCTTGTGCCAACCCGGTAGAGAGTTTAAAAAATGAATAG
- a CDS encoding ArsR/SmtB family transcription factor: protein MVPLDVFQVIADPSRRQMLYLLSKDRLSINSLAENFDMSRPAVSKHVKILYNAGFIYIEEKGRQRYCTLKPDGFKQLQEWMAYFNGFWAEKLDKLEVLLRQKQ from the coding sequence ATGGTGCCACTGGATGTTTTCCAGGTCATTGCAGACCCCAGCAGAAGGCAGATGCTATACCTACTTTCAAAAGATCGCTTATCAATCAACTCTCTGGCGGAGAATTTTGACATGAGTCGACCTGCTGTTTCAAAACATGTCAAGATTCTGTATAACGCCGGCTTCATTTATATTGAGGAGAAAGGGCGCCAGCGCTATTGCACTTTAAAACCAGATGGATTCAAACAGCTACAAGAATGGATGGCCTATTTCAATGGCTTCTGGGCAGAAAAATTAGATAAATTAGAAGTTCTATTACGTCAAAAACAATAA
- a CDS encoding MerR family transcriptional regulator — protein sequence MQQLSLFDFGEEAPKPEKKNKASKSGIEQSDSATDKDNLSEPKVEDIDNAIKANSPALDELANTIPPAEGQPGSEKETALTAIQSDKDIDKKEIAVAPEREQSDIVQPDNNGFTGPEMHETRQAAQLDQQIPSDSNATSDESEIPDPGEANTAETQAPVQKDNERVSGDVIFSNEQVRVKKYVVKAIDTVSVRMPPKPLEADIKPDDEASLETEARKSPELDTSFSPDEFASQELDQQEATGPQENIAEANLLTDNEIIHSDTRSTPSEGEIINNQDNRSENAAKKPFYIEDQTVPVRKRGRKSFKEIDAEVDLINIPSDEELFQKQYYPISVVAKWFRVNNSLLRFWENEFKILKPKKNKKGDRFFRPEDVKNLQLIYYLLRQKKLTINGAIKHLKSYKEQTEVNMQLIQTLNDFKGFLLELRAATEK from the coding sequence ATGCAGCAATTGTCCCTATTTGATTTTGGTGAAGAAGCACCTAAGCCAGAAAAGAAAAATAAAGCTTCGAAAAGTGGCATTGAGCAGTCTGACTCTGCCACAGATAAAGACAACCTCTCTGAACCTAAAGTAGAGGATATCGATAATGCGATAAAAGCCAACAGTCCAGCTTTGGATGAACTGGCAAATACAATCCCACCTGCAGAAGGGCAGCCTGGGTCTGAAAAGGAAACAGCCCTAACGGCTATACAATCAGACAAAGACATAGATAAAAAGGAAATAGCAGTAGCCCCTGAAAGAGAACAATCGGATATAGTTCAACCAGACAATAACGGTTTTACGGGCCCAGAAATGCACGAAACACGGCAAGCGGCCCAACTTGATCAACAAATTCCCTCCGATTCGAATGCAACATCAGACGAATCTGAAATTCCTGATCCAGGTGAAGCAAATACAGCAGAAACGCAGGCGCCGGTGCAGAAAGATAATGAACGAGTGTCTGGAGATGTAATATTTTCAAATGAGCAGGTTCGTGTAAAAAAATATGTCGTAAAGGCCATCGATACGGTATCTGTCAGGATGCCGCCAAAGCCGCTTGAAGCAGATATCAAGCCAGATGACGAAGCGTCCTTGGAAACAGAGGCAAGGAAATCGCCTGAGCTGGATACTTCATTTTCTCCAGATGAATTTGCATCACAGGAACTTGATCAGCAAGAGGCAACTGGTCCACAAGAAAATATCGCTGAAGCAAATTTACTGACAGATAATGAAATCATACATTCTGACACCAGATCAACGCCATCCGAAGGAGAAATAATTAATAATCAAGACAATAGATCTGAAAATGCAGCCAAGAAGCCTTTCTATATAGAGGATCAAACTGTACCTGTCAGAAAAAGAGGTCGTAAATCTTTTAAAGAAATAGATGCGGAGGTAGACCTAATAAATATTCCCTCAGATGAAGAACTCTTCCAAAAGCAATACTATCCTATTAGCGTTGTGGCAAAATGGTTCAGGGTTAATAATTCTCTACTTAGATTCTGGGAAAACGAATTTAAAATTCTGAAACCGAAAAAGAATAAAAAAGGCGATCGCTTTTTCAGGCCCGAAGATGTCAAGAATCTACAACTGATCTATTATTTGCTCAGGCAAAAGAAATTGACGATCAACGGCGCCATTAAACACCTCAAATCTTATAAAGAACAAACCGAGGTCAACATGCAGCTGATTCAGACTTTAAACGATTTTAAGGGGTTTCTGCTGGAGCTTAGGGCAGCTACCGAAAAATAA
- a CDS encoding SRPBCC family protein: MDTHPFTIERTYNASVEKVWKAITDKEDMRQWYFDLQEFKPVVGFTFEFYGKGSSGQDMKHLCEVTEAVPPRKLVYSWRYEGYSGISYVTFELFPEASGTRLRLTHSGLETFPPLADFAKSNFAKGWTELMGSLLKSFVENNP; this comes from the coding sequence ATGGATACACACCCTTTTACTATCGAGCGAACCTATAATGCTTCCGTTGAAAAAGTATGGAAAGCCATTACCGATAAAGAGGACATGAGACAATGGTACTTTGATCTCCAGGAATTTAAGCCCGTCGTGGGCTTCACATTTGAATTTTACGGTAAGGGCAGTTCCGGACAAGACATGAAACACCTTTGCGAAGTAACAGAGGCTGTGCCGCCCCGGAAGCTTGTTTATAGTTGGCGATACGAAGGATACTCAGGTATCTCTTATGTCACTTTCGAGCTTTTTCCAGAGGCAAGCGGCACCCGGCTTAGACTAACACATAGTGGTCTGGAAACCTTTCCGCCACTGGCTGATTTCGCCAAAAGTAATTTTGCTAAAGGCTGGACAGAGCTTATGGGTTCTCTACTTAAGTCTTTCGTTGAAAACAATCCGTAA
- a CDS encoding heparan-alpha-glucosaminide N-acetyltransferase domain-containing protein: protein MLKQRNVTLDVSKGLILITLPVIHSVLFFCSTSVHHSGGGKMLALIAEQAAPVFMMTMGIAITHGKQKTARQILRRSLKLLLLGYSLNVLKFVIPALCLGLPESLFIENGIRKDFHGLFRLIIIGDILQLAAISYLICGFLYRVQRYALWAAGIALLTILFSPITWNIQPAGVIFVHPVALLNGVPPDSFFPVFPWMAYPISGLAVGYIMKSFTERKAYLLLSISGLIFCILGLIGSHYEPTEWLTNFYRLGPSGTCLHVGSALLFITSCHLITKAPRSSKIIQFLNMLSRQVTFVYMIQWILVCWLLPVFGYHTKTFPSALLPILIVTLTTIFLTYLYTYTQPKASRVQ from the coding sequence ATGCTTAAACAACGTAATGTTACGCTCGACGTTTCAAAGGGCCTTATTTTGATCACACTGCCTGTCATACACAGTGTACTATTCTTTTGTTCTACATCCGTTCACCATTCAGGAGGCGGTAAAATGCTTGCATTAATTGCGGAACAGGCTGCACCCGTATTCATGATGACAATGGGTATAGCAATCACTCATGGAAAGCAAAAAACGGCGAGACAAATACTCAGGCGATCCTTAAAACTCCTGTTACTGGGTTACAGTCTAAATGTCCTAAAATTCGTCATTCCAGCACTCTGCCTGGGATTACCTGAAAGTCTTTTTATCGAAAACGGGATCAGAAAGGACTTCCATGGTCTATTCCGTCTTATAATAATTGGAGATATTCTGCAACTGGCAGCCATCAGTTATTTGATTTGTGGATTCTTGTATCGGGTACAGAGGTATGCACTGTGGGCAGCAGGTATCGCATTGTTAACTATCCTCTTCTCTCCCATCACCTGGAATATACAGCCAGCCGGTGTCATATTCGTGCATCCGGTCGCATTATTGAATGGCGTGCCGCCAGACAGCTTCTTTCCGGTATTTCCTTGGATGGCTTATCCCATTTCCGGGTTAGCTGTCGGTTATATAATGAAAAGTTTTACTGAGAGAAAAGCTTATCTTCTGTTATCTATATCGGGTTTGATATTTTGTATTCTTGGATTAATTGGAAGTCATTACGAGCCAACAGAATGGCTTACCAATTTCTATCGGCTGGGGCCCTCCGGTACATGCCTGCATGTAGGTTCAGCGTTACTGTTTATAACAAGCTGCCACCTTATCACGAAGGCACCTCGATCCTCCAAAATTATACAGTTTCTAAATATGTTAAGCAGGCAAGTAACTTTTGTATATATGATTCAATGGATCCTGGTTTGCTGGCTATTACCAGTATTCGGATATCATACGAAAACATTTCCATCTGCATTACTGCCCATACTGATCGTTACTTTAACCACTATCTTTCTTACCTACTTATATACATATACACAACCGAAAGCCTCAAGAGTTCAATAA
- a CDS encoding helix-turn-helix domain-containing protein, whose translation MKELFHLNAIGFPYIDWTDMIPATCSGLIIPDADVAAVQAGFGDMLFQGKQGPLFDAWLSDYDIIHSFTGHSTLDYRSIEVTTLIKNSINYNHAPFGWKNHKEYEVNLAHSLAMDSHVRFEKGVHYSTFDLHFKPGIFKILMDFMPELVYPFLNDYHAGRETSLFGKETFPNQQILHLVRSMIRSITSKDRSSLFFNIRGFLLLAHIFLWNAEITQRRGLSGRQAEIASIIDQITGEITMTDEAFQGIAYYARMAGMSPTLFKKSFQRETGFTVYEFFQNNRFEEVLKSLALSNDSIKAIALDSGFATIQAFDKAFKKKFDISPSDFRKERDRKR comes from the coding sequence ATGAAGGAGCTGTTTCACCTGAATGCGATAGGGTTTCCCTATATCGATTGGACAGATATGATACCTGCAACCTGCTCTGGGCTCATCATTCCGGATGCAGACGTGGCTGCTGTACAGGCGGGTTTTGGCGATATGCTGTTTCAGGGAAAACAGGGACCGCTCTTTGATGCCTGGTTGAGCGATTATGATATTATACACAGTTTTACAGGGCATTCAACGCTGGACTATCGGAGCATTGAGGTTACGACTTTGATAAAAAACAGTATAAATTATAATCACGCTCCTTTTGGATGGAAAAATCATAAAGAATATGAAGTCAATCTAGCACATTCTCTGGCCATGGACAGTCACGTAAGGTTTGAAAAGGGAGTGCACTATAGTACGTTTGATCTCCATTTTAAGCCAGGAATTTTCAAGATATTGATGGATTTTATGCCGGAGCTGGTTTATCCATTTCTAAACGACTACCACGCTGGCAGGGAGACTTCGCTTTTTGGCAAAGAGACCTTTCCTAACCAACAGATATTGCATCTTGTTCGGTCTATGATTAGGTCAATAACCAGCAAAGATCGCAGTTCACTGTTCTTTAATATACGGGGCTTTTTACTTCTGGCTCATATTTTTCTCTGGAATGCGGAAATAACACAAAGACGGGGACTCAGTGGTCGACAGGCAGAAATCGCTTCAATAATAGATCAGATAACAGGTGAGATAACTATGACTGACGAAGCATTTCAGGGTATCGCATATTATGCCAGAATGGCGGGGATGAGCCCTACATTGTTTAAAAAATCTTTTCAAAGAGAAACCGGATTTACTGTTTATGAATTTTTTCAAAACAACCGGTTCGAAGAGGTGCTGAAATCTCTGGCGTTGAGTAATGATTCCATTAAAGCAATTGCCTTGGATTCCGGTTTTGCTACGATTCAGGCGTTTGATAAGGCGTTTAAAAAGAAATTCGATATTTCTCCTTCTGACTTTCGAAAAGAGAGGGATAGAAAAAGGTAA
- a CDS encoding sigma-70 family RNA polymerase sigma factor, with protein sequence MPKIQSHTDAELMHLLGEDDEGAFNEIYRRYWKLLFSVAVNKLEDYGDAEVAVQDVFTDLWNRRAAIEITYSLKSFLAGAVKFRVYATLAARQKLQRKKAVLTNVTRVLMEHSVDDIYRFKVLQEQITLASNKLPERCRIIYKLSREAGYSNKRIARKLCISEKTVENQITRALHQLRTAVQGMLVLLFILN encoded by the coding sequence ATGCCCAAAATACAATCACATACGGATGCCGAACTCATGCACCTTCTAGGAGAAGATGATGAAGGAGCCTTTAATGAAATCTATCGGCGATACTGGAAGTTGCTCTTCTCAGTGGCTGTCAATAAATTAGAGGATTACGGAGACGCCGAAGTCGCCGTACAGGATGTATTTACAGATCTATGGAATCGTCGGGCGGCCATCGAAATTACCTATTCCCTTAAATCCTTTCTGGCAGGCGCGGTAAAGTTCAGGGTATATGCGACGCTTGCGGCCAGACAAAAACTCCAGAGAAAGAAAGCAGTGCTGACAAATGTCACAAGAGTATTGATGGAACACTCTGTTGATGACATTTACCGGTTTAAGGTGCTGCAGGAGCAAATCACGCTGGCATCAAACAAACTGCCCGAGCGCTGTCGGATAATTTATAAGTTAAGTCGTGAGGCAGGTTATTCAAATAAGAGAATTGCCAGAAAACTTTGTATATCAGAGAAGACTGTCGAAAATCAGATAACGAGGGCTTTGCATCAGCTGCGGACAGCCGTACAGGGCATGCTTGTACTATTATTTATATTGAATTGA
- a CDS encoding GNAT family N-acetyltransferase → MKSDENEQHNTKVLDKKCQSFTKKIEVPLKRFNRLKLSIHHFTPSLYLHTMHYWASATYSSRFWQMNIPFQEFKDHYERLIKSGKYFVFIISANNIPISQAEIYQVQNDPLSEHVDAKDSDYGIHLLMAPYRDLLTFFGQQTRGLAAEALVTVLDMLFDTLAATSVYAEPDIQNKHACNLAEQIGFTFLKKITLREKEAKLYKITKKFFLSLYRPSQ, encoded by the coding sequence ATGAAATCAGATGAAAATGAGCAACATAATACAAAAGTTTTGGATAAAAAATGTCAATCGTTTACGAAGAAAATAGAAGTTCCCCTAAAGCGTTTCAATCGGCTAAAACTGTCTATTCATCACTTTACTCCTTCTTTATACCTGCATACTATGCATTATTGGGCATCTGCGACCTACAGTTCAAGGTTCTGGCAAATGAATATTCCTTTTCAGGAGTTTAAAGACCACTATGAGAGGCTGATCAAATCTGGAAAATATTTTGTCTTTATCATCTCAGCTAATAATATACCTATTAGCCAGGCTGAGATTTATCAAGTCCAGAATGACCCTCTATCTGAACACGTTGACGCTAAAGATTCCGACTATGGCATCCACCTATTAATGGCCCCGTATAGAGATTTGTTGACGTTTTTTGGTCAGCAGACAAGGGGGCTGGCAGCAGAAGCACTTGTCACGGTACTCGACATGCTGTTTGATACACTGGCTGCGACAAGTGTTTATGCGGAGCCAGATATCCAAAACAAACATGCCTGCAACCTGGCAGAACAGATAGGCTTCACTTTTCTCAAAAAAATAACTTTAAGAGAAAAAGAAGCGAAACTATATAAAATAACGAAAAAGTTCTTTTTATCCCTATATCGTCCCTCCCAATAA
- a CDS encoding SRPBCC family protein, whose amino-acid sequence METAKNTPVVETQMLIRKPVSEVFQAFIDPDVTTKFWFTKSSGPLEVGKTVQWEWEMYNVSSDVLTKEIVAHKLISTEWGNPATTVDYEFTAVTDDTTYVIIKNYGFNLMGDELIKKIIDSTGGFTTVLDGLKAYLEHGLQLNLVADKFPHIQQK is encoded by the coding sequence ATGGAAACAGCAAAAAATACGCCGGTCGTAGAAACCCAAATGCTGATCAGGAAGCCTGTCAGTGAGGTATTCCAGGCATTTATCGATCCAGACGTAACCACGAAATTCTGGTTTACAAAATCAAGCGGGCCACTCGAAGTTGGCAAAACCGTCCAATGGGAATGGGAAATGTATAACGTCTCGTCCGATGTATTGACCAAAGAGATCGTTGCCCACAAGCTGATATCTACTGAATGGGGTAACCCGGCAACTACTGTCGACTACGAATTTACCGCCGTGACAGATGACACCACCTATGTGATAATCAAAAACTATGGTTTTAACCTAATGGGAGATGAGCTGATAAAAAAGATTATCGACAGTACCGGTGGCTTCACAACCGTACTGGACGGGTTAAAAGCTTATTTAGAACATGGCTTACAACTTAATTTGGTTGCCGACAAATTTCCACATATTCAACAGAAATGA
- a CDS encoding lysine N(6)-hydroxylase/L-ornithine N(5)-oxygenase family protein, whose protein sequence is MKTIYDMVGIGIGPFNLGLAALAQSKTKLKCMFFDQNESFNWHTGMLLNGTKLQVPFHADLVTLADPRSPFSFLSYLQAKGALFRFTIREVYYPLRKQYNDYCRWVAGQLKSLQFSSKCQQISLDKKHKCYAIQIYSNKTRRKKIYLAKRIVLGVGTRPNIPSCITSELQNVFHSEDYLQKKEVLTHCKRVTIVGSGQSAAEIFDDLLSKNKSIHWITRSARFFPLDYSKFALEMTSPDYIDHFYSLAPEAKSRILSQQSNLYKGINEELISTIYDKLYESSLEEPVERKYHLVPGCTLQQVCQSGASLSCTFFHNETNSTFSNSTDALILATGYKYGIPNFIGPLKPTIRWDSQGKYNVHRNYSIDNDNSLFIQNGEMHTHGFNAPDLGMGPYRNAVILNTILEKEVFKIEKNVPFQNFGGGGDATESNN, encoded by the coding sequence ATGAAAACAATTTATGATATGGTTGGAATTGGCATAGGCCCATTTAATTTAGGTCTTGCGGCCCTAGCCCAGAGCAAAACAAAACTTAAATGCATGTTTTTCGATCAAAATGAGTCATTTAACTGGCACACAGGAATGCTTCTTAACGGAACCAAACTACAGGTCCCATTTCACGCAGATTTAGTAACACTGGCAGATCCGAGGAGCCCCTTCAGCTTTCTATCATATTTACAGGCAAAAGGAGCACTATTTCGCTTTACCATTCGGGAAGTCTATTACCCCTTGAGAAAACAATATAACGACTACTGCCGATGGGTAGCCGGTCAACTCAAAAGTCTTCAATTTAGCTCTAAATGTCAGCAAATCAGCTTGGATAAGAAACATAAATGCTATGCTATTCAGATATATTCCAACAAAACCAGGCGAAAAAAAATATACCTGGCCAAGCGAATTGTCCTCGGAGTAGGTACAAGACCTAATATCCCTTCATGTATCACTTCCGAACTCCAAAATGTCTTCCATTCTGAAGATTATTTACAGAAAAAAGAAGTTCTGACGCACTGCAAAAGGGTTACTATTGTGGGTTCAGGGCAAAGTGCCGCGGAGATATTTGATGACTTACTTTCAAAAAATAAGTCTATTCACTGGATTACCAGATCTGCAAGGTTTTTCCCGTTGGACTATTCAAAGTTTGCCTTGGAGATGACTTCACCGGACTATATTGATCATTTTTATTCATTGGCACCGGAGGCGAAATCCAGGATACTGTCTCAACAGTCGAATTTATATAAAGGTATAAACGAAGAACTCATTAGTACCATCTATGACAAGTTATATGAGTCGTCGCTGGAGGAACCGGTTGAAAGGAAATACCATCTAGTACCCGGTTGCACTTTACAACAAGTGTGTCAGTCAGGGGCGAGCCTCAGCTGCACATTTTTCCATAACGAGACAAATAGTACTTTTTCAAATTCCACAGACGCACTGATCCTGGCTACAGGCTATAAATATGGCATACCAAATTTTATAGGTCCCCTTAAACCTACCATCCGTTGGGATTCCCAAGGTAAATACAATGTGCATCGTAACTATAGCATTGACAACGACAACTCGCTATTTATTCAGAACGGCGAAATGCATACCCATGGTTTTAACGCACCCGATCTGGGAATGGGCCCCTATCGAAATGCCGTCATCCTCAATACCATTCTGGAAAAAGAAGTATTCAAAATTGAGAAAAACGTCCCGTTTCAGAATTTTGGAGGAGGTGGGGACGCCACTGAAAGCAACAATTAA